The Bosea sp. AS-1 region CAGGTGAAGCGCCACCGAAATGCCGACGACGCCCGCGCCGAGAACAATCGTATCCACCCGCATGACCAGCTCCCGCCAACCCTTCTGTTCGGCCTGTCCTCGGCAAAAATACCGGTTTGCTCAGGCTTGTCAGCGGTGTGGCGGATTTTTGCGACAGATCCAGTAATCTTTCGCAGTTTCTGCTTCGATTGTCGGCATCTGCTGGCATGGGTCTGCATTTTGCCGGCTTGCCCGCAATTTCATGCCGATGCATTGGGCCCCTGCGGAGATGACGGGTGACGGCAGGTCGCCCTTCGGCCACTCTGCCGGCTCGATTTGCGAATGATTCCAGCACGGTGCCGATGAATCCAGCAACGCTTCTCGCCGCCGGGCTGGCCTGGCTCGGGCGCCATGGCACGCAGGGGTTCGCGCTTTCGATCTTCCTCGGTCTGGCCCTGCCGCAATTCTCAGCGATGGCGCGGCCGGCGCTGCCGATCACGATCTTCTGCTTCACCACGGTCGTGTTCATGCGCCTGGACCTGCGCGTCACGGCAGGTCTCCTGCGCCGGCCGGCCCGACTCGCGGCCGCCTGTGCCTGGCTGATCGCTGCGCCGGTACTGCTGATCGGGGGGGCGCTTCTGCTTGCCGGCCGGGAGAGCCTCGATCCGGGCATCGTGCTCGGTCTTGCCCTGATGGGCGCGGCGCCGCCGATCATGTCCTCACCGGCGGTTGCGATCCTCTATGGCTTCGAGCCCTCGCTGATCATCGCCAGCGTCATCATCACGACGATCGCGAGCCCTCTTGTGGCTCCGGTGCTGGTCGAGCTGCTGGCGGGGGCCGCCGTGCCGCTCGACCGGGCCTCGCTGATGCTGCGGCTGCTGATCTTCATCGGCGGCGGCATGGCTGTCGCCGTTTCGCTCCGGCTCTGGCTCGGGCTCGAGCGCATCAAGGCGATGAAAGCCAATCTCGATGGCTTCGGCGTGCTGATGTATTTCATCTTCGCCATTGCCGCGATGGATGGCGTGACGGCGGCGGCGCTGGCGCAGCCCCGGCTCGTTCTCTTCGTGCTCGCCTGCGTCTTCGCGGTCTCGGCTGCAGGACTGATCTCGACCTGGCTCGTGCTGCGCATCCTGAAGGCGCCCGATCGTTTCATGATCGGCTACGGCACCGGCCAGCGGAACATGGGGCTGCTGGTCGCGGCGCTGGGGGCGGGCGTCTCGCCGACGACCTTCTTGTTCTTCGCACTGGCGCAGTTCCCGATCTACCTGCTGCCCTGGCTGCTCGGCGGGGTGGCGAGCCGGATTCGGCGCCGGGAGGCCTAGCTCCGCTGCTGACGGGCGCTGACGCTGCGCCTTGCGAGGCTTTTGCCATCGCAGGAGTTCGCGCCATGATCACATTGTATTCCGGGCCGCTGAGCCTGTTCGCGCGCAAGGTCGAGATTGCGCTGAGAGAGAAGGGGCTCGCCTTCGAGCGCGTCATGGTGCCGTTCAACCAGACGACCGGCTACGACCCGAAGCATCCGGAGGTGCTCGCGCTGAATCCGAAAGCGCAGGTGCCCGTGCTCAGCGATTGCGGACTCGTGCTCTACGACTCCACCGTGATCAACGAATATCTCGACGAGGCCTATCCCGAGCCGCCGCTGATGCCGGACACGCCGGTCGAGCGAGCCCGCTGCCGGCTCGACGAGCTCTATGCCGACGAGATCATGCTGCAGGCGCTGCGGCCCCTGATGCATCGCACCGGCCCGCCATCGCCCGATCGCGACCGCCGCATCGCCCAGGAGGCGGATGCGCTGATCGCCGAGGAGGCCCTGGCACGGCATTACGAGGTGCTGGAGCAGAAGCTGGCGGGGCGCGAATTCTTCGGCGGCCGGCTCTCGACCGCCGATATCGCGCTGTTCATGAGCGTCCTGTTTTCGCTCCGCCTGGGTGGTCCGTCGCTCGATGGATATCCGGGGCTGTCGGCCTGGTTCGCGCGGCTCCGGCAGCGCCCGGCCTTCGTTCAGGTCGCCGCCGAGATCGCGGAAGCCGACCGGCGTCTGTCCTTTCCGGTGAAATCGCGCTCCGCCTGATTGCGATAACGAGGTCATGGCGTTACATCGCGAGCCATGACCCGCCCCATCCGCATCGCTCCTTCCATCCTCTCGGCCGATTTCGCGAAGCTGGGCGAGGAGGTGCGCGCCATCGACGCGGCTGGCGCCGACTGGATCCATTGCGATGTGATGGACGGGCATTTCGTGCCGAACATCACCTTCGGGCCCGATGTGCTGAAGGCGATCCGTCCGTACACCCAGAAACTCTTCGACGTGCACCTGATGATCGCGCCCGTCGACCCTTACGTCGAGGCCTTCGCCAAGGCCGGCGCCGATCTGATCTCCTTCCATGTCGAGGCTGGCCCGCACCCGCACCGGACGATCCAGGCGATCAAGGCGCAGGGGAAGCAGGCCGGCATCGTGCTCAATCCCGGCACGCCGGCAAGCGCGGTCGAGGCGCTGATCGCGGATGTCGATCTCGTCCTGCTGATGACCGTCAATCCCGGTTTCGGCGGGCAGAGTTTCATCCACTCCGTGGTCGAGAAGGTCGCACAGGTGAAGGCGTTGATCGGCGACCGGCCGATCACGCTCGAGATCGACGGCGGCGTGACGCCGCAGACCGCGCCACTGGTCGTCAAGGCCGGCGCCGATACGCTGGTCGCAGGTTCGGCCGTGTTCAAGGGCGGCCCTTCGGCCTATGCCGGCAATATCGACGCGATCCGCAAGGCGGCGGAAGCTGCCCGCGGCGACTGGGTTTGACGAGATCGCAGCCCTCATCCTGAGGAGCTGCGCGCCTTCGGAGCGCTCCTCAGGATGAGGGCTCATTGGGTGACAAGGACAAGACGATGATCCCGCGCTATTCCCGCCCCGAGATGGTCGCCATCTGGGAGCCGCAGACCCGGTTCCGCATCTGGTTCGAGATCGAGGCGCATGCGACCGACAAGCTCGCCGAGCTCGGCGTGGTGCCGAAGGAGGCCGCCGCCACGATCTGGGCCAAGGCGAAGGACGTCGAGTTCGACGTTGCCCGCATCGACGAGATCGAGCGCGTCACCAAGCACGATGTCATCGCCTTCCTGACGCATCTGGCCGAGATCGTCGGGCCGGAGGCCCGCTTCGTCCACCAGGGCATGACCTCCTCGGACATTCTCGACACGACGCTTTCGGTCCAGCTCGCCCGCGCCACCGATCTCCTGATCGCCGATGTCGACGCGCTGCTCGCCGCGATCAAGCGCCGCGCCTTCGAGCACAAGCTGACCCCGACCATCGGCCGCTCGCACGGCATCCATGCCGAGCCGGTGACCTTCGGACTGAAGCTGGCGCAGGCCTATGCCGAGTTCTCGCGCTGCCGCGAGCGGCTGGTCGCGGCCCGAGCCGAGATCGCGGTCGCGGCGATTTCGGGCGCGGTCGGGACCTTCGCCAATATCGACCCGCAGGTGGAGGAATACGTCGCGCAGAAGATGGGGCTCGCTGTCGAGCCGGTCTCGACGCAGGTGATTCCGCGCGACCGCCACGCGATGTATTTCGCGACGCTCGGTGTCGTTGCCTCCTGCATCGAGCGGCTCGCGATCGAGATCCGCCATCTCCAGCGCACCGAGGTCTACGAGGCGGAGGAGTATTTCTCGCCCGGCCAGAAGGGCTCCTCGGCGATGCCGCACAAGCGCAATCCCGTTCTGACCGAGAACCTGACCGGCCTTGCCCGCCTCGTGCGCGGCATGGTCACCCCAGCGCTGGAGAACGTCGCGCTCTGGCACGAGCGCGACATCTCGCATTCGTCTGTCGAGCGCATGATCGGCCCCGATGCGACGGTGACGCTCGACTTCGCGCTGGCGCGGCTGACCGGTGTCGTCGACAAGCTGCTGATCTACCCGCAGAACATGCGCAAGAACCTCGACCGGCTCGGTGGCCTGCACAATTCGCAGCGCGTGCTGCTGGCACTGACGCAGGCCGGCGCCAGCCGCGAGGATGCCTATGCCATGGTCCAGCGCAACGCGATGCGGACCTGGGAACATGGCGAGGACTTCCTCACCAACCTGCTCGCCGACAAGGACGTGGCCGAGAAGCTCGCGGCCTCCGAGCTCAAGGCGATGTTCGACGAGGGTTATCACTTCAAGCATGTCGACACGATCTTCCGGCGGGTATTCGGGGAAGCTTGACGGGCTGGACTTCGGCAGCGGCGAGGCTATCTACGGCTGATGAAATCCTCCGACGTCGACATCCTCATCGTTCCCGGCTGGTCCGGCTCCGGCCCCGATCATTGGCAGAGCCGCTGGGAATCCCGCCTGCCGACCGCCAAGCGTGTCGAGCAGGAGGATTGGTACAAGCCCACGCGCAATGGCTGGGCCGATCGGATCGTCGCGGCGGTGCGCGCGGCGACGCGACCTGTCGTGATCGTCGCGCACTCGGCCGGTGTCAGCGCCGTTGCCCATGCGGCCGAGCATCTGAAGCCCGGCGAGGTGGCCGGCGCTTTTTTGGTGGCGCCGGCTTCCGAGCGGGCCAAGCGCGCGATCCCCGACATGGAAAAGGAGTTCATCGCGCATCGTCGGGAAAGGCTGCCGTTTCCGTCGGTGCTGATCGCGAGTGCGACCGACCCCTATTGCACCCATGACGAGGCGAAGGAACTCGCCGAAGCCTGGGGCTCGGAGTTCGTCGATGCCGGCGATAGCGGCCATCTCAACAGCGAGTCCGGGCACGGCCCCTGGCCGGACGGCTTGCTGCGTTTCGCAGGCTTTCTCAAGAGCTTGAGCGTCGTTCCCAAGACTTTGAGTCAATAAGCGCGGCTGGGCCTGGGCGCTAGCTGGCCCCCTTGCGCCGGGTCGTAACCGTCAGCGTGAGACCGGCGAGCACCAGAAGGACGCCGGCGATGAAGAGCGGCCCCAGCTCGTCGCCGAACATCACGGCTGCAGTCGCGACACCGATGATGGGCTGGAGATACTGGATGCTCGCGGCGATGCGGGCCGGGACGGTGCGCAGCAGGTGGAGCCAGAGAAACAGGCCCGCCACGGTCACCATCACACCGAGGTAGAGGGCCGCTCCGATCCCTGTCGGCGTCAGCTGCACGGGGGTGTGCGACATCTCCCAGATCGCCCAGGGCAGAACGGCGATGAAGCCGAACAGCGTGCTCCACGCGGCCACGGTGGCGGTGCCGTACTGATCCGAAAGCTCGACGCTCCAGACATAGTAGAAGGCGATGGTCAGGGCGGAGAGCAACACGAGGCCGGCTCCGGTCAAGGTGGTCTGCGACGCCGCGGAGGCGGCGTCACCACGTCCCGAGGCGACCAGTGCGATGCCGATGAAGGCGGCGAGGATGCCGAGAGCCTGGAGACGCGACACAGGCTGCTTCAGCCGCAGGGCGGCGAAGACGACCACGAAGGCCGGGATGGCGGCCGAGATCGTCGTTCCGACCGAGGCCGAGGTACCGGCGACTCCGAAAGTCTGCGCGACCTGTCCGATGCCGATGCCCAGGATGCCCAGCGCAGCGACGCGAAGCAGGGCACGTCGCGGCAGGCGCTGCTTGCCGGCGACGAAGATGAACATCAGCGGGATGGCGATCAGGAAGCGCAGGGCGGTCAGCGTCAGCGGCGGCAGCGTCAGCAGGCCGAGCTTCGTGATCGGGATGGACAGGCCCCACATCACGGCGAGCAGCAGCGCGGCCGCCAGGCTCCTGAGCGAAGGATCAGGCGGGGAGGTGGCTGTTGTCGGGGCCATGGGCGCGGGTCAGTTCGGGCGCAGCATGGCGACGACCGGAAGCATCAGGTCAGCGATCTGCCATGGATGGGGAAAAGGCGGGCTTCGAGCCGCCACCTTTAAAAGCCCGCCCCGGAGAATCCGGGGCGGGCTCTTTGCGTTCGCAAACGGCGATCTTGCCGCTGCGATCAGTTCTCGACGTAAGTGATCTTGCCGTCGGGCTGCTTCTTCCAGGTGTAGACGACATAGTCCGGACGGGTGATGTCGCCCTTCTTGTCGAAGCCGATGTCGCCGATCACGGTCTTGACCGGCTCACCCTTGTGCAGCGCGTCCGCGATCTTCTTCGGATCGGTCGAGTTCGCGCGCTTGGCACCCTCGGCCATGATCTGGACCGCGGCGTAGCTGTAGAGCGTATAGGCTTCCGGCTTGAAGTTGCGGGCCTCGAACTTCTTGAGGACGGCAGCCGCCTCCGGGCGCTTCTGCGGGTCCGGCGGGAAGGTCATCAGCGTGCCTTCGACGCCGGGGCCGCCGATGGTGGCGAACTCGTCGGTGGTGATGCCGTCGCCGGAGACCAGCACAGTCTTCAGGCCCTGGTCGCGCATCTGGCGCACGATCAAGCCGCCTTCGGTGTGCAGGCCGCCCCAGTAGAGGTATTCGGCGCCGGAGGCCTTGATCTTCGAGACGAGGGCCGAGAAGTCCTTCTCACCCGCGTTCACGCCTTCATAGAGCACTTCCTTGACGCCGCCGGCATTGAGCCCCTTCTTGGTCTCGTCGGCGAGGCCCTGGCCGTAGGTCGTCTTGTCGTGGACGATGGCGATCTTCTTGTCCTTGAAGTTCTTCAGCAGATAGGCCGAAGCGACGCCGCCCTGCTGATCGTCACGGCCGCAGGTGCGGAAGGTGTTCCACAGGCCGCGCTCGGTGATCTTCGGGTTGGTGGCCGAAGGCGAGATCATCAGGATGCCGTTCTCGGCATAGACTTCTGACGCCGGCATGGTGACGCCGGAGTTGAAGTGGCCGACCACCCATTTCACGCCGTCGCCGACGAACTTGTTGGCGACCGAGACGCCCTGCTTCGGATCCGAGACGTCGTCGCCGACGCTGACCTGGATCTTCTGGCCGAGGACGCCGCCGGCGGCGTTGATGTCCTCCGCCGCTTGCTCGGCGCCGTTCTTGAGCTGGGCACCGAAAGCGGCGTTCGGACCGGTGATCGGGCCGCCGACGCCGAGCTTGATCTGGGCATTGGCCACGCCCGAGAAGGCGAGGACCGCGCCGAGCGCGATGCCGCCCAACAGCAGCTTCTTCATGAGTTGCGACTCCCCTCTAAGGATCTGTTCAACGGGCTTTTCTCCATTTGCCCGTCTCGGCACGTTTGGCCGCCCCAAACCGCAGTCTTGCGTGTTTCAGGAGGTCTGTCACGCGACAAGCTCGTCAATCTTTCAGGTCAATTCCGGCTTGATCACGGCGCCGGGGCGCGGCTTCCAGCCGAAGGGGCCGGCGCGCTCGAACAGCCAGTGATATTGCCGCGTCATCTGCTTGGCGCGGGTGTAGCGCCAGCCGGCGAAGCCGAAGGCAAGCAGCACGGCCACGTCGACCAGATAGTAGTGAACCGTCAGCAGCGTCGCCTCGAACAGCGCGAAATGGATGAAGCGCACGAAGAGGCCCAGGATCAGCATGTAGATGACAAGCTGCCAGTTCGGCCGCCAGGTCAGAGCGATCGCGCGGCCGGCCATCCAGGCGAGCCAGCCGCCCATCACCACCGTCACCAGCAGGAACAGCCAGATCGTCGATTCTTCGTAGAGGATGCCTTGCATCTGCTGCTCCAGGCTTCACCGGGCTCCCAGGTCCGCCGACATCGCCCCTAAGCGATGGCATGGCCGGCCCGGGGCCGTCTCTCATCAAAAAGTTGCAGCGGGGACGATCCGTCTCCGCCGCCCGGTCTCAGTGCCGGCCGCCTTCGAGATAGGCGGCGCGGACCTGCGGGTTGGCGAGCAGGTCCTTGCCCGTTCCGCTCATCGTGATGACGCCGTTGACCATGACGTAGCCGCGATGGGCGAGCTTGAGGGCATGGAAGGCGTTCTGCTCGACGAGGAAGACGGTCAGCCCTTGCGTCCGGTTGAGCTCGCGGATCGCCTCGAAGATCTGCTTCACGATCAAGGGCGCAAGGCCGAGCGAGGGCTCGTCCAGCAGGAGCAGCTTCGGGCGCGCCATCAGGGCACGGGCGATCGCGACCATCTGCTGTTCGCCGCCCGAGAGGGTGCCGCCGCGCTGTTGCAGGCGCTCCTTCACACGCGGGAAGAGCACGCAGATCTTTTCGAGGTCCTCCTCGAAATGCTCGAAATTGCGGACGGCGGCGCCCATCTGCAGGTTCTCGAACACGGTCATGCGCGGGAAGATGCGGCGGCCTTCCGGAGACTGCGCGATCCCCATCCGGGCGATCTCGTGGCTCGGCATCCGGGTGATGTCGCGGCCCTCATAGGTGATCGTGCCTTCGCGGGCCTGCGGATTGCCGAAGATCGTCATCATCAGCGTCGACTTGCCGGCACCGTTGGCGCCGATCATCGTGACGATCTCGCCGGCGTTGACGTCGATGTCGATGCCCTTCAACGCGATGATCTTGCCGTAATAGGTCTTCACGCCGCGGGCGGTGAGGAGAGGCTGGGTCATGGTCACGAGATGCCGACCTCCGCTCCGACTTCTTCGACCTCTTCGTCGTCGACACCGAGATAGGCAGCGATGACCTTCGGGTCGGCCTGCACTTCGGCCGGCGTGCCGTCAGCGATCTTGGTGCCGTAGTCGAGCACCACGACGTGGTCCGAAATCTCCATCACCACCGACATGTCGTGCTCGATCAGCAGCAGCGCCGTGCCGAGATCCTTGCGGATCGAGAGCAGCAGCGTGTTGAGATCGAGGCTCTCGCGCGGGTTCAGGCCCGCGGCCGGCTCGTCGAGGCAGAGCAGCACCGGATCGGTGCACATGGCGCGCGCGATCTCGAGCCGGCGCTGGTCGCCATAGGGCAGGTCGGCGGCGGGGTCGTCGGCGCGTTGGGTGAGGTTGATCTTGTCGAGCCAGAACTTGGCTTTCTCGATCGCCGCTTTCTCGCTGGCCTTGTAGCCGCCGACGCCGAGAATGCCGAGGATCGAGAAGCCGGACGCCAGCATCAGGGGGTTGTGCTGGGCGACGAGCAGGTTCTCCAGAACCGTCATGCCGCCAAAGAGGCGGATGTTCTGGAAAGTGCGGGCGACCTTGGCCTTCCAGGCGATGCGGAAGTCCGGCATCCGCTCAAGCAGATAGCTGGTGCCGTCGTCCTGTGTCAGGGTGACCATGCCCTGCGTCGGCTTGTAGAAGCCGGTGATGCAGTTGAACACCGTGGTCTTGCCGGCGCCGTTGGGGCCGATCAGCGCGGTAATCTCCCCCTTGCGCGCCTCGAAGGAGAGGGCGTTGACGGCGGTGAGGCCGCCGAAGCGCATGGTGACCTGCTCGACCTCGAGCAAAGGCCGACCGTGGGTGGCAGGAGCGGTCATCAGCCGTGTCCCTCCTGCACCAGATCGGCGGAGATCTGTTTCTTCTCCTTGAGGAAGGCGGTGGGCTCGCGGGTCGAGATCAGGCCGCGCGGCTTCCAGATCATGATGACGACCATGGCGAAGCCGAAGATCAGCATGCGGTATTTCGTCGGGTCGAAATCGGGGCCGAACAGCGCCTTCATCCATTCCAGCTCGCGCAGCAGCTCGGTGCCGCCGATCATCGCGATCGCCGCGATGGCGACACCCCAAAGCGAGCCCATGCCGCCGAGCACGACGATCGCGAGGATCACCGCGGATTCCATGAAGGTGAAGGATTCCGGCGAGATGAAGCCCTGGCGCGCCGCGAAGAAGGAGCCGGCGAAGCCGCCGAACATGGCGCCGATCGAGAAGGCGGTGAGCTTGGTGTTGGTGGTGTTGATGCCGAGCGAGCGGCAGGCGATCTCATCCTCGCGCAGGGCCTCCCAGGCGCGCCCGACCGGCAGGCGTCGCAAGCGCAGCGTCACGAAGGCCGTCAGCAGGGCTAGGCAGAGAATGAGGTAATAGAGGAAGATCGTTCGGTATAGCGGTGAGAATTCGAGCCCGAAGACGGCGGCAAAGCCGTCATCCGCTGCCGTGAAGGGTATGCCGAAGAAGCTGGGCCGGGGGATGCCCGAGATGCCCGCATAGCCATTCGAGAAATCGGTCCAGTTCACGAGGATCATGCGGATGATCTCGCCGAAGGCCAGCGTCACGATGGCGAGGTAGTCGCCGCGCAGGCGCAGCACGGGGAAGCCGAGCAGCATGCCCCAGAAGGCGGCGAGAATGCCGGCGAGCGGCAGCAGGATCCAGAACGAGAGGCCGAAATTCTTGGCGAGCAGCGCGTAGGAATAGGCGCCGACCGCGTAGAAGGCGACATAGCCGAGGTCGAGCAGGCCGGCGAGGCCGACGACGATGTTCAGCCCCCAGCCGAGCATGACGTAGATCAGGATCTGGACGCCGAAATTGTCGATCCATTTCAGCGAGCCGCCCCAGCCGGTAAGGCCGATGGCGATCGCTGGGAAGGCGACGAGGAAGCCGAGACCGAAGAGCGAGAACAGGCGCGAATGGCGCTGGAAGAAGGCGATCGTGCCATGCGGCAGGATGCGCACCGCAGCCTTGCCGGGCGTGCGGCCCTGCTGGCGCAGCGCCACCAGGAAGCGGCCGACGAAGACGATGCCGACCGCCCAGGCCACGGCACCCCAGCGCGGATCGAGGACGAGGACGTTGTCGAGGTTCTGGCGCGTGCCCCAGGCGATGATCGGGATGCACAGGCCAAGGGTGACGAGGGCGGCGAAGCCGGCCTCCTTGAGGGCGGCCTTGACGTCGCGGCCCTGGGCGGCTCCGGCTGCCGCCGGGCTGGTCGTGGTCTGGATCGTCGCCATGCGTCAGACCTTCTCGACTTCCGGCCGGCCGAGGATGCCGGAGGGCATGAAGACCAGGACGATGGCCAGGATCGCGAAGGCCGCCACGTCCTTGTAGTCGATGGTGAAATAGGCCGACCACATTACCTCGATCAGCCCGATCAGCAGGCCGCCAATGACCGCGCCGGGCAGGGAGCCGATGCCGCCGAGAACGGCCGCGGTGAAGGCCTTGACGCCCGGCGTGAAGCCGTCAGCGAAGTTCACCACGCCGTAGAGCACGAGGAACATCACGCCGGCCACAGCAGCGAGTGCCGCACCCATCACGAAGGTGATCGAGATGGTGCGGTCGACGTCGATGCCGAGCAGGGCGGCCATCTTGCGGTCCTGCTCACAGGCGCGCTGGGCGCGGCCGAGCGGCGTCTTCTGGACGATGTACCAGAAGGCCAGCAGCAGCACCGCGGTCGTCACGATGATGACGATCTGCTTGTAGGAGATCTGGACGGAGTAGACCGAGCTCTCGATCAGCGTGATCGACTTGTTGAGGATCGGCGGGATCGACTTGTTGCGCGGGCCCTGGGCCACCTGAACGAAGTTCGAGAGGAAGATCGACATGCCGATCGCCGAGATCAGCGGCGCGAGTCGGAAGGAGCCGCGCAGCGGCCGGTAGGCGACACGCTCGATCGTCCAGTTCCACAGCGAGGTGAAGAACATCGCCAGCGCCAGCACGATGATCAGGGCCAGCATCACCATGCCGGCACTGGTGCCGAGGATGGCTGTGATCAGCATGAAGAAGATCAGCGCGATGAAGGCGGAAAGCATGAAGATGTCGCCATGGGCGAAGTTCACCATGCCGATGATGCCGAAGACCATCGTGTAACCGATGGCAATGAGACCGTAGATCGATCCCAGTGTCAGCCCATTGATGAGCTGCTGCAGAAATACTTCCATTGAAGACGCCGACCCCTCGAACCAGCTCCCGTTCTTGTCGTCAGCATGTCGCTGGCGCATGCGGGATGCGATTGCCATGCAGAGCTACCAATGGCTTGCGGCACCGACAATCACCCCGGCCCAAATTTCTGTCAAAAGCAATCTCGCGCGAATTGCTTCTCGAATGTGCAGAATTCTGTGCGAAACCGCGCTCATTTCGCGCATGATGATTGTGCCGTGAGCGGGGCTATTCTGGCTCGGATCGGGTGAAGATCTGCGGATTTCGCCGGCCGGGGCTGCTTCGGGAGGGCTCGACAGGGATCGTCCATGCACCTTGCCGCGGAAACGAATCCCGCTGTCGCAAGCGTGATCGGAAACGGGTTTGTTTCGTCGAAGGTATGATGCGGAGAAAGTCTGACGTTCCGCATCGGCGTGCACTCGATCCGGCCGATTGCGGCGCGTGCGATGCGACCGGGCGGGCACCCGCAGGGACGAGGCGCAGGGGCCGTTCCGCCGTCGTCTGGCAATCGCGGCTGCGAGCCGCTACATGGGCGGAAGCTGCGTTTTCAACTGCGGCGCGAGCCACAGAGCCGATGACACGAATCGTTCAACCTTTCCCGCCGGTGGCGGAGCCACCCCCGGGGCAGGCCTATCGCGATGCGATGGCGAAAGTCGCCAGCGCCGTCCATGTGGTCACGACCCGGGGCGCGACGGGGCGCCTCGGCATGACGGCGACGGCGGTGGCTTCCGTCTCGGACACGCCGCCGACCGTGCTGGTCTGCATCGAGCGCTCCAGCCGGACGCTGGCCGCGATCGAGGCGAGCGGAATCTTCTGCATCAACACCCTGCCGGCGCATCTGGTCGAGACGGCCGAGATCTTCGCCAACCGTCGGAAACTGC contains the following coding sequences:
- a CDS encoding glutathione S-transferase family protein produces the protein MITLYSGPLSLFARKVEIALREKGLAFERVMVPFNQTTGYDPKHPEVLALNPKAQVPVLSDCGLVLYDSTVINEYLDEAYPEPPLMPDTPVERARCRLDELYADEIMLQALRPLMHRTGPPSPDRDRRIAQEADALIAEEALARHYEVLEQKLAGREFFGGRLSTADIALFMSVLFSLRLGGPSLDGYPGLSAWFARLRQRPAFVQVAAEIAEADRRLSFPVKSRSA
- the rpe gene encoding ribulose-phosphate 3-epimerase → MTRPIRIAPSILSADFAKLGEEVRAIDAAGADWIHCDVMDGHFVPNITFGPDVLKAIRPYTQKLFDVHLMIAPVDPYVEAFAKAGADLISFHVEAGPHPHRTIQAIKAQGKQAGIVLNPGTPASAVEALIADVDLVLLMTVNPGFGGQSFIHSVVEKVAQVKALIGDRPITLEIDGGVTPQTAPLVVKAGADTLVAGSAVFKGGPSAYAGNIDAIRKAAEAARGDWV
- the purB gene encoding adenylosuccinate lyase; translation: MIPRYSRPEMVAIWEPQTRFRIWFEIEAHATDKLAELGVVPKEAAATIWAKAKDVEFDVARIDEIERVTKHDVIAFLTHLAEIVGPEARFVHQGMTSSDILDTTLSVQLARATDLLIADVDALLAAIKRRAFEHKLTPTIGRSHGIHAEPVTFGLKLAQAYAEFSRCRERLVAARAEIAVAAISGAVGTFANIDPQVEEYVAQKMGLAVEPVSTQVIPRDRHAMYFATLGVVASCIERLAIEIRHLQRTEVYEAEEYFSPGQKGSSAMPHKRNPVLTENLTGLARLVRGMVTPALENVALWHERDISHSSVERMIGPDATVTLDFALARLTGVVDKLLIYPQNMRKNLDRLGGLHNSQRVLLALTQAGASREDAYAMVQRNAMRTWEHGEDFLTNLLADKDVAEKLAASELKAMFDEGYHFKHVDTIFRRVFGEA
- a CDS encoding alpha/beta hydrolase, whose protein sequence is MKSSDVDILIVPGWSGSGPDHWQSRWESRLPTAKRVEQEDWYKPTRNGWADRIVAAVRAATRPVVIVAHSAGVSAVAHAAEHLKPGEVAGAFLVAPASERAKRAIPDMEKEFIAHRRERLPFPSVLIASATDPYCTHDEAKELAEAWGSEFVDAGDSGHLNSESGHGPWPDGLLRFAGFLKSLSVVPKTLSQ
- a CDS encoding DMT family transporter; translated protein: MAPTTATSPPDPSLRSLAAALLLAVMWGLSIPITKLGLLTLPPLTLTALRFLIAIPLMFIFVAGKQRLPRRALLRVAALGILGIGIGQVAQTFGVAGTSASVGTTISAAIPAFVVVFAALRLKQPVSRLQALGILAAFIGIALVASGRGDAASAASQTTLTGAGLVLLSALTIAFYYVWSVELSDQYGTATVAAWSTLFGFIAVLPWAIWEMSHTPVQLTPTGIGAALYLGVMVTVAGLFLWLHLLRTVPARIAASIQYLQPIIGVATAAVMFGDELGPLFIAGVLLVLAGLTLTVTTRRKGAS
- a CDS encoding branched-chain amino acid ABC transporter substrate-binding protein, with protein sequence MKKLLLGGIALGAVLAFSGVANAQIKLGVGGPITGPNAAFGAQLKNGAEQAAEDINAAGGVLGQKIQVSVGDDVSDPKQGVSVANKFVGDGVKWVVGHFNSGVTMPASEVYAENGILMISPSATNPKITERGLWNTFRTCGRDDQQGGVASAYLLKNFKDKKIAIVHDKTTYGQGLADETKKGLNAGGVKEVLYEGVNAGEKDFSALVSKIKASGAEYLYWGGLHTEGGLIVRQMRDQGLKTVLVSGDGITTDEFATIGGPGVEGTLMTFPPDPQKRPEAAAVLKKFEARNFKPEAYTLYSYAAVQIMAEGAKRANSTDPKKIADALHKGEPVKTVIGDIGFDKKGDITRPDYVVYTWKKQPDGKITYVEN
- a CDS encoding DUF6867 family protein produces the protein MQGILYEESTIWLFLLVTVVMGGWLAWMAGRAIALTWRPNWQLVIYMLILGLFVRFIHFALFEATLLTVHYYLVDVAVLLAFGFAGWRYTRAKQMTRQYHWLFERAGPFGWKPRPGAVIKPELT
- a CDS encoding ABC transporter ATP-binding protein, which gives rise to MTQPLLTARGVKTYYGKIIALKGIDIDVNAGEIVTMIGANGAGKSTLMMTIFGNPQAREGTITYEGRDITRMPSHEIARMGIAQSPEGRRIFPRMTVFENLQMGAAVRNFEHFEEDLEKICVLFPRVKERLQQRGGTLSGGEQQMVAIARALMARPKLLLLDEPSLGLAPLIVKQIFEAIRELNRTQGLTVFLVEQNAFHALKLAHRGYVMVNGVITMSGTGKDLLANPQVRAAYLEGGRH
- a CDS encoding ABC transporter ATP-binding protein, with protein sequence MTAPATHGRPLLEVEQVTMRFGGLTAVNALSFEARKGEITALIGPNGAGKTTVFNCITGFYKPTQGMVTLTQDDGTSYLLERMPDFRIAWKAKVARTFQNIRLFGGMTVLENLLVAQHNPLMLASGFSILGILGVGGYKASEKAAIEKAKFWLDKINLTQRADDPAADLPYGDQRRLEIARAMCTDPVLLCLDEPAAGLNPRESLDLNTLLLSIRKDLGTALLLIEHDMSVVMEISDHVVVLDYGTKIADGTPAEVQADPKVIAAYLGVDDEEVEEVGAEVGIS
- the livM gene encoding high-affinity branched-chain amino acid ABC transporter permease LivM, which produces MATIQTTTSPAAAGAAQGRDVKAALKEAGFAALVTLGLCIPIIAWGTRQNLDNVLVLDPRWGAVAWAVGIVFVGRFLVALRQQGRTPGKAAVRILPHGTIAFFQRHSRLFSLFGLGFLVAFPAIAIGLTGWGGSLKWIDNFGVQILIYVMLGWGLNIVVGLAGLLDLGYVAFYAVGAYSYALLAKNFGLSFWILLPLAGILAAFWGMLLGFPVLRLRGDYLAIVTLAFGEIIRMILVNWTDFSNGYAGISGIPRPSFFGIPFTAADDGFAAVFGLEFSPLYRTIFLYYLILCLALLTAFVTLRLRRLPVGRAWEALREDEIACRSLGINTTNTKLTAFSIGAMFGGFAGSFFAARQGFISPESFTFMESAVILAIVVLGGMGSLWGVAIAAIAMIGGTELLRELEWMKALFGPDFDPTKYRMLIFGFAMVVIMIWKPRGLISTREPTAFLKEKKQISADLVQEGHG